Proteins from one Dysgonomonas sp. HDW5A genomic window:
- a CDS encoding SIS domain-containing protein: protein MSIDDVKAILKKEADAILNIPVTDAYNKASDLIVDHVHRKKGKLVTSGMGKAGQIAQNIATTFCSTGTPAIFLHPSEAQHGDLGVLQEDDIILMISNSGKTREIIELIGLARHLNPTIQFIVITSDPESVLAQEADVCLLTGNPAEVCKLGLTPTTSTTMMTVIGDILVVDTMDKIGFNAADYAKRHHGGYLGDKSRSLSK, encoded by the coding sequence ATGAGTATAGATGATGTAAAAGCGATCTTAAAAAAAGAAGCTGATGCGATTTTAAATATTCCGGTAACTGATGCCTATAATAAGGCAAGTGATTTGATAGTAGACCATGTTCACCGGAAAAAAGGTAAATTAGTGACCAGTGGTATGGGTAAAGCAGGGCAAATAGCTCAAAATATTGCCACTACTTTCTGTTCTACCGGAACACCGGCTATTTTTTTACATCCAAGTGAGGCACAGCATGGAGATTTGGGAGTTCTTCAAGAAGATGATATCATCCTTATGATCTCAAATTCAGGAAAAACTCGCGAAATCATCGAACTTATAGGCTTGGCAAGACATTTAAATCCAACCATTCAGTTTATTGTTATAACAAGTGATCCGGAGAGTGTGTTGGCGCAAGAAGCTGATGTATGTCTTTTGACGGGTAATCCGGCTGAGGTGTGTAAACTTGGACTTACCCCAACTACTTCAACCACGATGATGACCGTGATAGGTGATATCTTGGTTGTTGATACTATGGATAAAATCGGATTTAATGCTGCCGATTATGCAAAACGCCATCACGGCGGATATCTTGGCGATAAATCACGAAGCCTTAGTAAATAG
- a CDS encoding alpha/beta hydrolase family protein — translation MKNKVSYRFAYVLLLLIIGNTFSLFSQQIDTVEVYSPKMNLEVKNVIILPDGYDAQSDKTYPVVYLLHGYGGNHLSWLKTVKPTLPQLATKLEFIIVCPDGKNSWYWDSPVNPKSQYDTYVSNELVSYVDDHYKTIQSPKGRAISGFSMGGHGALWLTIQHPDVFGVCGSMSGGVDIRPFPNNWEMSKVMGRYADNKSLWDANTVITNVDKLAGIPLIFDCGQDDFFLEVNENLHKLLLTKKIQHTYIMTSGEHNAQYWNKAVEWQLDFFAKFFSLEKSN, via the coding sequence ATGAAAAACAAAGTTTCGTACCGTTTTGCTTATGTATTATTACTATTAATCATAGGTAACACATTCTCACTATTTTCACAGCAAATAGATACTGTTGAGGTATATAGTCCGAAAATGAATTTGGAGGTGAAGAATGTAATTATTTTACCGGATGGATATGATGCTCAATCAGACAAAACATATCCCGTGGTATATCTTCTGCATGGATATGGAGGTAATCATTTATCATGGCTTAAAACTGTAAAACCAACCTTGCCTCAATTGGCAACAAAATTGGAGTTTATCATAGTTTGTCCCGATGGAAAGAACAGTTGGTATTGGGATAGTCCGGTGAATCCGAAATCTCAATACGATACATATGTCAGTAATGAGTTGGTGAGCTATGTCGATGATCATTATAAAACGATACAATCGCCGAAGGGTAGGGCAATATCGGGTTTTAGTATGGGAGGGCATGGTGCCTTGTGGTTAACCATACAACATCCTGATGTATTTGGTGTTTGCGGGTCGATGAGTGGTGGAGTAGATATCCGCCCTTTTCCCAACAATTGGGAAATGTCTAAAGTTATGGGTCGCTACGCCGATAATAAATCTCTTTGGGATGCGAATACTGTCATTACAAATGTCGATAAGCTGGCAGGTATACCTTTGATTTTTGATTGTGGTCAGGATGACTTCTTTTTGGAGGTGAATGAAAATCTACATAAACTTCTTTTGACGAAGAAAATTCAACACACTTATATTATGACTTCGGGTGAACACAATGCTCAATATTGGAATAAGGCGGTAGAATGGCAGTTGGATTTTTTTGCAAAATTCTTTTCTCTTGAAAAAAGTAATTAA
- a CDS encoding carbohydrate-binding family 9-like protein, which yields MKKHYFMTLVIGALGCASAIFAQSSAFKGLEHLFTMPKNYVAGYTATPPVIDGNINDRVWQNAQWSESFEDIEGDLKPKPYYDTKVKMLWDSTYLYIAANLDDENVWAYLTERDQVVFFDNDFEVFINPVNTSHQYFEYEINALNTMFDLFLPKPYRSGSGALISWDSNRLKHGVHIYGSLNDPGDKDKGWTVELAIPFSDITVANIPNIPKNGDIWRINFSRVQWETEVSGDKYVKKCDSNNRVLPENNWVWSPQGIIDMHAPERWGYLQFSTNEPGTKLPEFVLPYSELQRQYLWLVYYKQRQYRGVNGKFAKNLKELGISENISIEGKQNKLTMESTSSQFSAIISAADSKEIRINDEGLIR from the coding sequence ATGAAGAAACACTATTTTATGACCCTTGTTATAGGGGCCCTTGGGTGTGCATCTGCTATTTTCGCCCAATCGTCCGCGTTTAAGGGGTTAGAGCATCTTTTTACAATGCCCAAAAATTACGTTGCCGGATACACGGCTACACCTCCTGTTATTGATGGTAATATCAATGATCGCGTCTGGCAAAATGCTCAATGGAGCGAATCTTTTGAGGATATTGAAGGAGATCTTAAACCAAAACCTTATTACGATACGAAAGTGAAAATGCTTTGGGATAGTACCTATTTATATATAGCTGCAAATCTGGATGATGAAAATGTATGGGCATACCTTACTGAAAGAGATCAGGTAGTCTTTTTCGATAATGATTTTGAGGTTTTTATTAATCCCGTGAATACTTCACATCAGTACTTCGAATACGAGATTAATGCGTTGAATACGATGTTTGATCTGTTTTTACCGAAGCCATATCGTAGTGGGTCGGGGGCTCTTATCTCGTGGGATAGCAATCGACTGAAACATGGGGTTCATATATATGGTTCATTGAATGATCCCGGTGATAAGGATAAAGGCTGGACCGTAGAGTTAGCTATTCCTTTCAGTGATATTACAGTTGCCAATATACCTAATATTCCGAAGAATGGTGATATTTGGCGGATAAACTTCTCACGTGTTCAGTGGGAAACTGAAGTTTCAGGTGATAAATACGTTAAAAAGTGTGACAGTAATAATAGAGTCTTGCCCGAAAACAATTGGGTGTGGTCTCCACAAGGAATTATTGACATGCATGCTCCTGAAAGATGGGGTTATCTTCAGTTTTCAACTAATGAACCAGGAACTAAACTTCCCGAATTTGTTTTGCCATATTCCGAATTGCAAAGGCAGTATTTGTGGCTTGTTTATTACAAACAACGTCAGTATAGAGGTGTAAATGGTAAGTTTGCTAAAAACTTGAAGGAATTGGGTATCTCCGAGAATATTTCGATTGAAGGGAAACAGAATAAACTAACGATGGAATCGACCTCTTCTCAGTTTTCAGCTATTATATCAGCCGCTGATTCTAAAGAGATACGGATTAACGATGAAGGACTTATACGCTGA
- the xseB gene encoding exodeoxyribonuclease VII small subunit: MAKKDQSYTDAIQELQNILDKLESGDMDVDVLTEEIKRASALLKLCKEKLYKTDVEIKKILDNLD, encoded by the coding sequence ATGGCAAAAAAAGATCAATCATATACCGATGCAATACAAGAATTGCAGAATATACTCGATAAACTGGAGTCGGGAGACATGGATGTTGATGTATTGACTGAAGAAATAAAAAGAGCCTCCGCTTTATTGAAACTTTGTAAAGAGAAGCTTTATAAAACAGATGTTGAGATAAAGAAAATATTAGATAATTTAGACTAA
- a CDS encoding lysylphosphatidylglycerol synthase transmembrane domain-containing protein: protein MTEQSTKVSTWKILIPTLLGVGVIIYMFSKDLLGEENAAQLAELKNISITWNTVFWFFIALLLMVGRDLGFTIRYRYLTEKMLSWKQSLKITLLAEFGTAVTPSSVGGSSMAVLFLSKENIPVGRSTAMVFVTMLLDEMFFVVTFPLLLLFVPVDTLFPEINTIQMGVITLFIAAYIIKVVICICLITGLFFKPQAIRWLLIKIFRLPFLRRWYRGAVKAGDDLIISAREIRGKSFSYWWPIILATILSWSSRFLVVNALFMAFFSVSDHMLIFARQFVMWVLMILSFTPGASGLSELIFKNYLSALIPISGLVPVIIVLWRLLSYYNYLFIGAILVPRWASKAFKKKEKTQEVL, encoded by the coding sequence ATGACTGAACAGTCAACAAAAGTTAGTACCTGGAAAATACTTATACCCACTCTTCTTGGTGTTGGGGTAATTATTTATATGTTTTCAAAAGACTTGTTGGGAGAAGAAAATGCTGCCCAATTAGCAGAACTTAAAAATATAAGTATTACATGGAATACTGTATTTTGGTTTTTTATAGCCTTGCTTTTGATGGTAGGTCGTGATCTTGGTTTTACCATTCGGTATCGATATCTGACCGAAAAGATGCTTTCATGGAAACAATCATTAAAGATAACGTTGCTTGCCGAATTTGGTACGGCGGTAACTCCATCATCGGTTGGAGGATCGAGTATGGCGGTGCTGTTTTTGTCGAAAGAGAACATACCCGTAGGAAGAAGCACGGCTATGGTTTTTGTAACGATGTTGCTTGATGAAATGTTTTTTGTAGTAACCTTCCCTTTATTATTACTATTTGTTCCCGTTGATACATTATTTCCCGAGATTAACACTATACAAATGGGGGTGATTACCTTATTTATTGCTGCATATATTATAAAGGTGGTGATTTGTATTTGTCTTATCACCGGCCTATTTTTCAAACCTCAAGCGATAAGATGGCTCCTTATCAAAATATTCAGGTTGCCTTTTCTTCGTCGCTGGTATAGAGGAGCCGTAAAAGCAGGAGATGATCTTATTATCAGTGCCAGAGAAATAAGAGGAAAATCATTCTCTTACTGGTGGCCCATAATCCTGGCTACAATTCTGTCTTGGTCTTCCCGCTTTTTGGTAGTTAATGCTCTTTTTATGGCATTTTTCTCCGTATCGGATCATATGCTGATTTTTGCCAGACAATTTGTAATGTGGGTATTGATGATACTTAGCTTTACACCCGGAGCAAGCGGTTTGAGTGAGTTGATATTTAAAAATTATTTAAGTGCTTTAATCCCGATCTCAGGACTTGTTCCCGTTATCATTGTATTATGGCGATTGTTAAGTTACTATAATTACCTTTTTATCGGAGCTATTCTCGTTCCACGCTGGGCAAGTAAAGCTTTTAAGAAAAAAGAAAAAACACAAGAAGTATTATGA
- a CDS encoding glycosyltransferase family 2 protein: protein MKVSVLIPMYNAEKYISATIENVLKQTWADLEVIIVDDGSTDNSYDLAKQYESPNVHIYKQENKGASAARNLAFEKSTGELIQYLDADDFLSYNKIEAQVKLYSKINDRNAIIASGILLFDGDLMDTICIPHRQMSTNSYNKPVDLLIDICREKYIVQSSIWLVHRDLLTRVGAWNEKLTLNDDGEYFFRVVAQSSGVYFCSQGAVFYRNTPQSLSKQVSQKAIESQLLATQVMTQVITGLENSKRARGACVNFYMQYITRFHSNFYNEQAAVEIKKLGFNINTFKKSTLYKIAYAILGQKLIKKLSKIYYKE from the coding sequence ATGAAAGTATCTGTTTTAATTCCGATGTATAATGCTGAGAAATATATTTCGGCAACTATCGAGAATGTACTGAAACAGACTTGGGCTGATTTGGAAGTAATTATTGTAGATGACGGTTCCACCGATAATAGTTATGATTTAGCGAAGCAATATGAGTCACCTAATGTTCATATTTATAAACAAGAAAATAAAGGAGCAAGTGCTGCCCGAAATCTTGCCTTTGAAAAATCGACCGGAGAACTGATCCAATATCTTGATGCCGATGATTTTTTGTCTTACAATAAAATCGAAGCACAAGTAAAGCTTTATAGCAAAATAAACGATAGAAATGCGATTATTGCATCAGGTATTCTTTTGTTTGATGGTGATTTGATGGATACCATTTGTATTCCCCATCGACAAATGTCTACTAACTCTTATAATAAGCCGGTTGATTTATTGATTGACATTTGTCGTGAAAAATATATTGTACAATCTAGTATTTGGTTGGTGCATCGAGATTTGTTAACCAGGGTGGGAGCCTGGAACGAGAAGCTTACTTTAAATGATGATGGCGAATATTTCTTTCGGGTTGTTGCGCAATCTTCGGGTGTTTACTTCTGTTCTCAAGGAGCAGTTTTTTATAGAAATACGCCGCAAAGTTTAAGTAAACAAGTTTCTCAAAAAGCTATAGAATCTCAGCTATTAGCAACTCAGGTTATGACACAGGTTATAACAGGGCTTGAAAACAGCAAACGAGCCAGAGGTGCTTGTGTGAATTTCTATATGCAATATATTACACGTTTTCATAGTAATTTTTATAACGAGCAGGCGGCAGTAGAAATAAAGAAGCTTGGCTTTAATATTAATACGTTCAAAAAAAGTACTTTGTATAAGATCGCATATGCGATTCTGGGTCAAAAGTTAATTAAGAAATTATCAAAAATCTATTATAAAGAATAA
- the rpoN gene encoding RNA polymerase factor sigma-54, with protein sequence MALKQQLQQKQQQRLSPLQMQVIKLTELPNVELEERIKQELVDNPALDEGREESDDPQDIIDDVNYEDSDNITQEDIALGDYLTEDDIPDYRLNNYSSSDAIAKEDIPFSSAESLHESLIEQLRLTELDEESTKVAEYIIGNIDENGYLDRPLSAISDDLLFQQNLDIPSDRIKKILHVIQNFEPAGIGACDLQECLLLQLKRMNESDVVKQAITVIGKYFDDFSKRHFDKIEKGLNIDEDELKQIIHLIVTLNPKPGNNWGDALSLTMNTIIPDFIVETYNGELFLSLNNRNIPELKVNKDYSEMLRGYSENKKSMTSEAKNAALFVKQKLDSARWFIDAIKQRQETLQRTMQAIVDLQYDFFLTGDESSLRPMILKDVAELAGYDISTISRVSNSKYVQTNFGIYPLKYFFSESMQNDAGEEISSREVKAILRECIENEDTKKPLTDDKLTDILKEKGYVIARRTVAKYREQMNIPVARLRKNI encoded by the coding sequence ATGGCTCTCAAACAACAGCTGCAACAAAAGCAACAACAGCGTTTATCACCCCTACAAATGCAGGTGATAAAGTTGACTGAATTGCCCAATGTGGAATTGGAGGAGAGGATCAAACAAGAACTGGTCGATAATCCTGCTTTGGATGAAGGACGTGAAGAGTCTGATGACCCACAGGATATTATTGATGACGTCAATTACGAAGATTCGGATAATATAACACAAGAAGATATTGCTCTGGGAGATTACCTTACAGAGGATGATATACCTGATTATCGTTTAAATAATTACAGTTCGTCGGATGCAATAGCAAAAGAAGATATACCCTTTTCATCAGCAGAATCTTTACATGAATCGCTGATCGAACAATTAAGGCTTACCGAGCTGGATGAAGAATCTACAAAGGTTGCCGAATATATAATCGGTAATATCGATGAAAATGGCTATCTTGACAGACCTTTGAGTGCAATCTCTGATGATTTACTCTTTCAGCAAAATTTGGATATACCATCTGACCGAATTAAGAAAATTTTGCATGTAATCCAGAATTTTGAACCGGCAGGTATAGGTGCTTGTGATTTACAGGAATGTCTTTTGCTGCAGTTAAAACGGATGAATGAATCGGATGTTGTTAAGCAAGCAATTACTGTAATTGGAAAATATTTTGATGACTTCTCCAAAAGGCATTTCGATAAAATAGAAAAGGGTCTCAATATAGATGAGGATGAATTAAAGCAGATTATTCATCTGATAGTAACTCTGAACCCTAAGCCGGGAAATAATTGGGGTGATGCACTCTCGCTAACGATGAATACGATTATACCCGATTTTATCGTTGAAACCTATAATGGAGAATTATTTCTTAGCCTCAATAATCGCAATATCCCCGAATTGAAGGTCAATAAAGATTATTCGGAAATGCTGAGAGGATATTCCGAAAATAAAAAGAGCATGACATCCGAAGCTAAAAATGCAGCTTTGTTTGTGAAACAGAAGCTCGATTCGGCTCGTTGGTTTATCGATGCTATTAAGCAAAGGCAAGAAACTCTTCAACGTACAATGCAGGCTATTGTAGATCTTCAATATGATTTTTTTCTTACCGGAGATGAATCGAGTTTAAGACCTATGATACTGAAAGATGTGGCAGAATTGGCAGGATATGATATTTCTACCATATCGAGAGTGAGTAACAGTAAATATGTACAAACTAACTTTGGAATTTATCCTTTGAAATATTTTTTCTCTGAATCGATGCAAAACGATGCCGGAGAAGAGATTTCATCGAGAGAAGTAAAAGCAATTCTCAGGGAATGTATCGAGAATGAAGATACAAAGAAGCCTTTGACTGATGATAAACTTACGGATATTCTGAAAGAAAAGGGATATGTAATAGCAAGAAGAACGGTAGCAAAGTATCGTGAACAAATGAATATTCCGGTGGCGCGATTGCGGAAAAATATATAA
- a CDS encoding 2-C-methyl-D-erythritol 4-phosphate cytidylyltransferase, whose translation MNNVIIVAGGKGLRMGSELPKQFLSIGRKPVLMRTIEAFYNFDKSIRIILALSASYREHWSKLCEGYGFPVYHEVVDGGETRFHSVKNGLELVGDGLVAVHDAVRPFASVSLLKSCFDAAKEYKAVVPVLEVIDSLREIFDEKDSKIVDRSRFRLVQTPQVFDSALLKNAYEADFSESFTDDASVIESYGHSIHLVAGERMNIKITTPFDLDLGEVILSK comes from the coding sequence ATGAATAATGTAATTATAGTTGCAGGAGGCAAAGGTTTGCGAATGGGGAGTGAATTACCTAAACAATTTCTAAGTATAGGAAGAAAACCTGTTTTAATGAGAACGATCGAAGCCTTCTATAATTTCGATAAGTCGATTCGTATTATTCTTGCATTATCTGCGTCTTATCGCGAGCATTGGTCTAAACTTTGTGAGGGCTATGGCTTTCCAGTGTACCATGAAGTAGTTGATGGTGGAGAAACCCGGTTTCATTCAGTCAAAAATGGCTTAGAACTTGTTGGTGATGGTTTGGTAGCAGTACATGATGCTGTTCGCCCATTTGCCTCTGTATCGTTATTGAAAAGCTGTTTTGATGCAGCAAAAGAATACAAAGCAGTAGTTCCGGTGCTTGAAGTAATAGATAGTTTGCGAGAAATTTTCGATGAAAAGGATAGTAAAATAGTAGACCGTTCCAGATTTCGTTTGGTGCAAACACCACAAGTTTTTGATTCTGCTTTATTGAAGAACGCTTATGAAGCCGATTTTTCCGAATCTTTTACGGATGATGCTTCTGTTATAGAGTCGTATGGACATTCGATACATTTAGTTGCCGGAGAAAGGATGAATATAAAAATAACCACTCCTTTTGATTTAGATTTAGGAGAGGTAATTTTAAGTAAGTAA
- a CDS encoding WG repeat-containing protein, which produces MAEQQKKEKSTTILASKTRKLVVSEDNGKWGFLDPETGEAVVPFIYEYAHSFSVELALVRLNGWWGYVDKTGRLVIPCIYNPAWSFTKTGLAAVCIEGKCGFIDQTGEVIIPLVYDEARYFNKDGKAKVKLDGETFFIDLKGNRVE; this is translated from the coding sequence ATGGCTGAACAACAAAAAAAAGAAAAATCTACCACTATTTTAGCATCCAAAACGCGAAAATTGGTGGTGTCGGAAGATAACGGTAAATGGGGATTTTTAGATCCCGAAACAGGCGAAGCAGTTGTACCGTTTATATATGAATATGCTCATTCTTTCTCAGTAGAATTGGCATTGGTTCGATTAAATGGTTGGTGGGGTTATGTAGATAAAACAGGGAGGCTGGTTATTCCGTGTATATATAATCCTGCATGGTCGTTTACCAAAACAGGATTGGCTGCAGTATGTATAGAGGGAAAATGCGGTTTTATAGATCAAACAGGTGAAGTTATTATTCCGTTGGTGTATGATGAAGCCCGATATTTTAATAAAGACGGTAAGGCAAAGGTAAAGCTGGACGGCGAAACTTTTTTTATAGATCTGAAAGGAAATCGAGTCGAATAG
- the purE gene encoding 5-(carboxyamino)imidazole ribonucleotide mutase: MKPLVAIIMGSTSDLPVMEKAAKFFDEMEIPFEINALSAHRTPQEVEVFAKNARENGIKVIIAAAGMAAHLPGVIASMTTLPVIGVPINASLDGLDALLAIVQMPPGIPVATVGINGSLNAAILALQIISTDNAELQQKLSAYKENLKSKIVEANQELSAIKYKFKTN; the protein is encoded by the coding sequence ATGAAACCACTTGTTGCAATTATCATGGGAAGTACTTCAGATCTTCCGGTAATGGAAAAAGCTGCAAAATTTTTCGATGAAATGGAGATTCCATTTGAGATAAATGCTTTATCGGCTCACCGTACACCTCAGGAAGTCGAAGTATTTGCGAAAAACGCAAGAGAAAATGGTATTAAAGTAATTATTGCTGCTGCTGGTATGGCTGCTCATTTACCGGGTGTAATAGCCTCTATGACTACACTACCTGTAATTGGAGTGCCTATTAATGCTTCATTGGACGGATTAGATGCCTTATTGGCAATCGTGCAAATGCCTCCCGGAATACCTGTGGCTACTGTTGGGATAAACGGATCGTTGAATGCTGCAATTTTGGCTTTACAAATTATATCAACGGATAATGCAGAGCTTCAACAAAAATTATCAGCTTACAAGGAAAACCTGAAAAGTAAAATAGTAGAAGCAAATCAAGAATTGTCTGCAATTAAATACAAATTTAAAACAAACTAG
- a CDS encoding HAD family hydrolase: MDICIDFDGTCVTHEFPRIGEDIGAVPVLKELVAAGHKLILFTMRSDRKTKKKVEGEIVVVEENFLTDAVNWFAENGIALYGVQKNPKQRFWTSSPKAYGHLYIDDANLGCPLIVPEEGRPYVNWEEIRSLLVERAIL; the protein is encoded by the coding sequence ATGGATATATGTATTGATTTCGACGGAACATGCGTTACGCATGAATTTCCACGCATAGGAGAAGATATTGGAGCTGTACCCGTTCTTAAAGAATTGGTTGCAGCCGGACATAAGCTTATTTTATTTACTATGCGCAGCGATCGTAAAACAAAAAAGAAGGTGGAAGGCGAGATTGTTGTGGTAGAAGAAAATTTTCTGACAGATGCAGTAAATTGGTTTGCCGAAAATGGAATCGCTTTATATGGTGTGCAGAAAAATCCTAAACAGCGTTTCTGGACGTCTTCTCCTAAAGCTTATGGGCATTTATATATCGATGATGCAAACTTAGGATGCCCCTTAATAGTTCCAGAGGAGGGCAGACCCTATGTAAATTGGGAAGAAATACGTAGTTTACTGGTGGAAAGGGCGATTTTGTAA
- a CDS encoding DUF6340 family protein: MTLTKTTNRSMTSFFPKLFLYSGIFSGLCLLTSCTSLDTLVVNVEKPAQITLPNHIDNIVIVDNTMPQPEDIGHAEYIKGKRTNSQISVNADSVNYILAANLFDELADKEYFDDVIFYDEPIRENGDFRDIFPLDTTIAKEICIANKADAIISIDRFLVSTISNEDDFEFGTTIKYLDVKMDVRFQVYSNKGTAISPPFYLNDSIYWVATYSEDIPLSDTIPSREQAMKVAAQYMAEKVATALAPYWSSELRWYFGDVKAANKMVSNSDWSGALSLWKSAYEKETKNIKKKARLANNIALAYELSDELKEALRWITISCDLFEKTEETTVDTANLIRATEYKDDLIIRYNDFRLLDMRDKDSN; this comes from the coding sequence ATGACACTTACTAAAACAACAAACCGGTCTATGACCTCATTCTTCCCCAAACTATTTTTATATTCGGGGATATTTTCGGGACTATGCCTGCTAACGAGTTGTACGAGTCTGGATACATTGGTAGTAAATGTAGAAAAGCCTGCACAGATAACATTACCCAATCACATAGATAATATTGTGATTGTAGATAATACAATGCCACAACCCGAAGATATAGGGCATGCCGAATATATTAAAGGCAAAAGAACCAATTCTCAAATATCGGTTAATGCAGACAGTGTAAACTATATCCTTGCAGCTAATCTGTTCGATGAACTCGCCGATAAAGAGTATTTCGATGATGTTATTTTTTATGACGAACCTATAAGAGAAAATGGCGACTTTAGAGATATATTTCCCTTGGATACAACAATTGCCAAAGAGATTTGTATTGCTAACAAAGCTGATGCTATAATTTCTATAGATCGGTTTCTGGTCAGCACAATTTCTAATGAAGATGATTTCGAATTCGGAACCACAATAAAATATCTGGATGTGAAAATGGATGTACGCTTTCAAGTATACTCTAATAAAGGAACAGCCATATCACCGCCATTTTATCTGAATGACAGCATTTACTGGGTCGCGACCTACAGTGAGGATATTCCATTATCAGACACCATTCCCAGCAGAGAGCAAGCGATGAAAGTAGCTGCTCAATATATGGCCGAAAAGGTAGCCACTGCACTAGCTCCTTATTGGAGTAGCGAATTAAGGTGGTATTTCGGAGATGTAAAAGCAGCTAATAAAATGGTAAGCAACAGTGACTGGTCAGGTGCTCTTTCTTTATGGAAATCTGCTTATGAGAAAGAAACAAAAAATATCAAGAAAAAAGCCAGACTGGCAAATAATATTGCTTTGGCATATGAATTATCTGATGAACTGAAAGAAGCTTTAAGATGGATAACAATTTCCTGTGATTTGTTTGAAAAAACAGAAGAAACCACTGTCGATACTGCAAATCTAATTAGAGCAACTGAGTATAAAGATGATTTAATAATCCGATACAACGATTTTAGATTATTAGATATGAGAGACAAGGATTCTAATTAA
- a CDS encoding GntR family transcriptional regulator: protein MEFHKNKPIYLQIVDVISQRIVSKEWKEETKIPTVKELAKELEVNHNTLMRSLELLQSEDILMSKRGVGLFLTKDSYKNALELMRRSFYENQVPEFFATMNSLKITLGELIDLYKSNKRANESSLI from the coding sequence ATGGAATTTCATAAAAACAAACCAATCTATCTACAAATTGTGGATGTAATCTCACAAAGAATAGTATCTAAAGAATGGAAAGAAGAAACTAAAATCCCTACCGTAAAAGAGCTTGCAAAAGAATTAGAGGTAAATCATAATACCTTGATGCGCTCACTCGAACTTTTGCAATCAGAAGATATTTTAATGTCAAAAAGAGGTGTTGGTCTCTTCCTCACAAAAGATTCTTACAAGAATGCTCTCGAACTAATGAGAAGGTCATTTTATGAAAATCAAGTACCAGAGTTCTTTGCAACCATGAATTCTTTAAAGATAACATTAGGTGAACTGATAGACTTATATAAAAGCAATAAAAGAGCTAATGAGTCGAGCCTTATTTAA